GTTCACCGCAACTTCGACGCCTGCGATGGAGAGGCTTGCCGTCACGATGAGAAACGCGAGCGCGATGTTCACGAGCGGCCCCGCAACCAGCGTGAAGGTGCGTTTGAGGAAGCCCTTGCCCAGATAGGTACGGCTCTTCTCGCTCGCAAGCGCCTTGTTCGGGTCTTCGAGCGGTCGCGGCTCGCTTGCCTCCGTCGTGCCAGAAAGCGAGAAGTCGTGGCCCGCATCGTATTCCGTCAGCATGTTGGGGTCGCGGCGGAGGGTCTCGAACGCCTCGGGCAAGGTGCCCTGCGACGGGGCTTCGCCCTTCCCGGCATCGTAGTGCGGACGAATGGCCGCCCAGTCCGCAAGCGTCGCAAGCAAGTCGTACGCGCGGTCGGCGTCCACGCCGAGCTCTGCGGCGACGTCCGTGGCAAGCACGCGACCCTCACGCTGGACGATGCCGAAGCAGGCGGGCAGGAGATCGTCGTGCGTGCCCTCCATGCCGCAGATGCGCGTGTAGCCGCCGAGCAGTATAGGCGTGACGCCAAACTCCGTGCCGTACGTGCGGGACTTCCGCGCGATGTGGTGGCGGCACGGCATGCCCAGATAGAACTCCGTCACGCGCATGCCGCAGGCGCGAGCCGCGAGGAAGTGGCCCCCCTCGTGCAGGAACACAAGAAGCGACAGTACGACCACGCCCCAGAACACCGCGGACACGACGCCCATCAGCGGCATGTCCCGTCCAGGTAGGATGCGGCGAGCTCGCGAGAGCGAGCGTCGACTTCCTCAAGCTGCGGCAGGGACTCCACCGGGACGGCATCGGTCTTCCCCATCACGTGGGCGACCGTCGCCTCAACGTCCAGGAAGCCGCAACGGCCCTGCCTGAACGCGAGGTTCGCGACCTCGTTTGCCGCGTTCATCGCACACGGCATGGTGCCGCCGTCGCGGCCGGCCTCCTTCGCGAGCCTGAGGCAGCCGAACGCGTCCTCGTCCGCGCGGCCGAACGTGAAGTCCGGCACCTCGCAGTAGTCCACGCGCGGCGCGGGCGTCTCCCAGCGCTCGGGGTAGCTGAGCGCGTATTGGATGGGTATGCGCATGTCAGAGGGGCCAAGCTGAGCCTTCACGACGCCGTCCTCGAACTCGACCATCGAGTGCACCATGCTCTGAGGGTGCACAAGCACGTTCACCATGTCGACGGGGACGTCAAACAGGTGGTGAGCCTCGAGCACCTCGAGGCCCTTGTTCATGAGCGTCGCGGAGTCGATCGTAATCTTGGCGCCCATGGCCCACGTGGGATGCTTGAGCGCCATGGCGGCGGTCACGCGGGAGAGCTCTTCTCGGCCCATGCCAAAGAACGGGCCGCCGGAGCACGTGAGCCAGATTCTATGGACGTCCGAGCGGTGCTCCCCCACCAGACACTGGTATATGGCGCTGTGCTCCGAGTCGACCGGGATGAGCCGACCGGGGCGTGCGAGCGGCATGAGAAGGTCGCCGCCGACGACAAGCGACTCCTTGTTTGCGTACATGAGCGCCTTGCCGGCCTTGAGCGCGGCGTATCCCGCATAGATGCCCGCGAACCCCACGACCGCGTCCACGACGCTGTCCACGTCCTCCGCGGAAGCGACGCACGTGAGGCCCTCCTGGCCAAAGCTCACCTTGCAGGAAGCGGGAAGATCGGCAAGTGCCGGGTCGTCCCGGTGCGCCTCGTTAGCGATCACGACGTAGGCGCAGCCAAACTCGCGCGCGGCCTTCACGGCAAACGAGACGGAGTCGTTCACGGCAACGGCGACGACGCTCAGGCGGTCCGCATGCCTGCGGCAGACGTCGAGCGTCTGCGTCCCGATCGATCCCGACGCGCCCAGCACCGCGACGCGCTGCGGCTCGTGCCGCATCACGCCAGACTTGAAGCCCTCGAATATGCTCACAGGATTCCTCCCAGCCTGAGCAGCAGGAACGCGGTCATGCCGCCAAAGAGGAGCGAGTCGGACCTGTCGAGCATGCCACCGTGGCCAGGCATGAGGTTTCCCGAGTCCTTCACGCCGACGCCGCGCTTGATGCGAGACTCGAAGAGGTCTCCCGCGACGGCGGCCGCGTCAACCAGCACGCCGCACGCGATGGCGTACGGCAGGTTGATGTTGTAGATGCCGAGCGCGAACACGACGGCCCACACGGCGACGCTGCCGACCATGCCGCCCCAGAAGCCCTCGACGCTCTTGTTGGGAGAGATTCTGGGCGCAAGCTTGTGCTTGCCGAGCTTTGATCCCACGAAGTATGCGCACGAGTCGCTGAGCCAGATGGACCCCATGACCGCAAAGGTGAGAAGGGCGCCCCTCCAGCCGGGGAAGGCGTCGCGGATGATCACGATGCTCGAGAACGCGAGCGACGTGTAGATGGGCCCGAACACCGTGAGGGCCACGTCGCCCATGTTTGCCCGCGGCGTTGACACGTACCACAGCGCACACACCACGAGCAGCGCGAATATGACGAAGAACTCCGAGTCTGAGATGTTCGAGAGCGGCGCGAACGGGAAGATTACCGCGAATGCGAGCGCTATGACGTCATTTGGCATCCTGCCGCTGCGGCGAGACATCTTAAGGAACTCCGAGCAGCACAGGAACGCCATAACCGCGATGAGAATCGCCGTAGGCCACGTGCCCAAGAAAAGGCACGCGACCGTTCCGATTGCGTAGATGGCGCCGGAGACGATGCGCATGGTCATGGTTGACGGGTGCTTTCCGCCGTCCTTCTGCCCGGCCTCCTCGTGATTGGCCTCGGCATGCGTCTCCTTCGCGCCAGATGCGGGAGCGGCCTCCTGCTTCGGCGCCGCTTCGGGCGCCTGTTCCGCCGGACGCTGCGACGCGTTCTCCCCCGTCGCCGAGGCACTGCCCGCCCGGGACTCCACGTTCTTCTCGACCTGATTGTCACCCATGTCGCTCACTTGCCCGTCACACCTCCAAAGCGCCGGTTCCTGCCCTGGAAGGAACGAACGGCCCTCAAGTACTCCCAGCGGTCGAAGTCCGGCCACAGGGTGTCAGTCACATAGAACTCCGTATATGCCAGCTGCCACAGCAGGTAGTTGGAGAGTCTGAGCTCGCCCGACGTCCTGATGAGCAGGTCGGGGTCAGGCATGCCCGCCGTGTAGAGCCTGGACGAGAAGAGCTCCTCGTCCACGTCGTCGGCAGACATCTTGCCCGCGGCAACATCCTGCGCGATGCCCCTGCACGCGCGTACGATTTCCGCGCGCGAGCCGTAGTTCACCGCGAGCGCGAACGTCATGCCGTCGTGGTCAGCCGTCTCGTCGAGCCCTTCCTGGAACACGGCGCGCGTCTCCGCCGGAAGCTGCGTCAGGTCTCCCAGGAAACGCAGGCGCACGTTCTCCTGATGGAAGAGCGGCAGCTCCTTCAGGAGGGTCGTCGCAAACAAGTGCATCAGGAGGTTGACCTCCTTCTGCGGGCGCTTCCAGTTCTCGGTCGAGAACGCGTACACGGAAAGCGCGTCCACGCCAAGCCGGACGCTCGTGGTGACCGTCTCGCGCAGCGAGTCGACGCCAGCGACGTGTCCCTCAGAGCGGTCGAGCCCGCGCGCCTGCGCCCAGCGGCCGTTGCCGTCCATGATGATGGAGACGTGCCTGGGAACACGTCCAAGGTCTACGTCCGCAAGCGAGATGTCGCCGGGTGCGTCCGCGTAGTACGCTGCGAGCTTATCCAAGTCGCGTCTCAAGCTAGATCTCCATAACCTCGGAGGTCTTCTCCTTCAGCATAGAGTCGACCTTTGCGACGAACTCGTCCGTCACCTTCTGAATCTGCTTCTTCTCGCGGTTCACGTCGTCCTCGGAGAGCTCCTCGTCCTTCTCGGCCGCGTGGATGGCGTCGCGGCGGGCGTTCCTGATGGCCACGCGCGCCTCCTCTGCATACTTGTTGCAGTCCTTCACGAGCTCCTTGCGGCGCTCCTCCGTCGGCTTCGGGAACGGCAGGCGGATGGAGACACCGTCATTGCCGGGGGTAATGCCCAGGTCGGAGGCCTCGATGGCCTTCTCGATCGCCTTGAGCGCCGTCTTGTCCCACGGCTCGATCACGAGCATGGAGGCCTCGGGGACCTTCACCCCTGCGAGCTGCGTGATGGGGGTGGGCTGCCCGTAGTACTCGACGCTGATGCCGTCGAGCACATGCGCATTAGCGCGACCCGTGCGGACCTTGCTGAAGTTGAACTTCAGCGCATCGATCGCCTTGTCCATGCTCTTCTTGGCGGAATCTGTAAAGGTGCTCATTTCGCTCTCCTATTCGTCTACGACGATCGTTCCAACGTGCTCGCCGCGAAGCGCCCTGTCAAAAATGCCGTCCTCATCGAGGTTGAACACCATGATAGGCATGTGGTTGTCATGGCAGAGTGCCGTCGCGGTCGCATCCATAACGTGAAGGTCCCTGTTGAGGACGTTCATGTAGGTGATGGTGTCGAACTTCTTCGCATCCGGGTTCTTCATGGGGTCGGAGTCGTAGATGCCGTCGACCTTCGTCGCCTTCATGAGAATCTCCGCGCCGATCTCGCACGCGCGCAGCGCGGCGGCAGTGTCTGTTGTGAAGTACGGGTTTCCGGTACCGGCCGCAAAGATCGTAATCCGTCCCTTCTCCAGGTGCCTGATCGCTCGACGCCTGATGTAGGTCTCGGAGACCTGGTGCATCTCGATCGCGCTCATGACCCTGCAGATCATCCCGTTGCGCTCAAAGGTGTCCTGCAGCGCAAGCGAGTTGATCACGGTCGCGAGCATGCCCATGTTGTCGCCCTGGGCCCTATCCATGCCTGCGGCCGCGCCAGAGAGACCCCTGAAGATGTTGCCGCCACCGACGACGACGGCAATCTGCATTCCCGCGTCATAGGCGGGCTTGAGCTCTTCCGCAATCTTCTGCGGAACGTCGGGGTCGATGCCAAACTCCTTTGAGCCCATGAGGGCCTCTCCGGAGAGCTTCAGAAGCACACGCTTGAACTTGTAGTCGGACAATCCAGGCCTCCAGTCACTTGGGGAAGACTAAAAAGCTGTTCGTTCACGCTCATAAGATTCTAGCAAAGCGCGAGAAGAACCACCCAACCAATAGGCAAGCAGTCCCCAGCGCCATATAAAAGGAGCCGGTGCATGGCACCGGCTCCACAGAAAACACTCTGTCCCTAGCTATTCGCCGAAGGAGAAGCGCACGAAGCTGACGACCTTGACGTCGTCGCCGAGGCTCTTGGAGACCTTGGCGGCGAGCTCGTTGATCGTGACACCGGACTCCTTGATGGACTCCTGCTCGGTCAGGCAGTTCTCCTTGTAGAACTTCTCGAGCTTTCCGAGGGCAATCTTCTCCTGGATGAACTCCGGCTTGCCGGACTCGGCGGCCTGAGCCATGTAGATGCTCTTCTCGTGCTCAAGAACCTCAGCGGGGACGTCCTCGCGACGAGCAGAGACGGGGTTGGATGCAGCTACCTGCATCGCGACGTCGTGAGCGAAGCTCTTGAACTCGTCAGCAGCAGCGGTCTCGGGCTTCGCGAACTCGAAGGTCACGATGTCAGCGAGCTTGCCATTGTGGTGGACGTACTTCGCAAGGGCGCCGTTCTCCACGGAGACACGCTGGAAGCGGGCAACCTTCATGTTCTCGCCGATAACGTGGATCATCTCGGTGAGCTCGTCAGCAACGGTGCTCTCACCCATCTTGCAGGCCTTGAGAACCTCGTCATCAGCGGGGTCGTTCTCGACGACGACCTTCGCAAGCTCATTTGCGAAGCCGGTGAACTTGGGGTTGGTGCCGACGAAGTCGGTCTCGCAGGTGAGCTCGAGAAGAGCGCCGGTCTTGCCGTCCTCGGAAATGTAGGCGGCGACGGTGCCCTCGTTCGTCTCGCGGCCGGCACGCTTGACGGCCTTGGCAACGCCCATCTTGCGGAGAACGTCGACGGCCTTGTCGATGTCGCCATCGGCCTCGACGAGAGCCTTCTTGCACTCCATCATGGGGGAGTCGGTCATCTCGCGGAGCTGCTTGACGAGGGCGGCGGTAATCTTTGCCATGTTGCCCCTCCTTTGGGGTTGAAATCTTATAGAGCTTCTGACCTTTAGCTACTCGGCAGCGGGGGTCTCGACCGCAGGGGTCGTCTCGCCGGCAGCCATCTCCTGCTCAGTGATCTGCTCCTTACCGGAACCAGCCAGAACGGCGTCGGCGACAAGCTCGCACATGAGGTTGACGGAGCGAATCGCGTCGTCGTTCGCGGGGATGCCGTAGTCGACGACGTCCGGATCGGAGTTGGTGTCGAGAAGGGCGACGACGGGGATGTGCAGGCGGTTGGCCTCGCGGATGGCAATCTCCTCGCGCTTGCTGTCGACGACGAACAGGGCCTGCGGCAGGGTGTGCAGGTCACGGGCGCCACCGAGGTTGCGCTGGAGCTTCTCGAGCTCCTTGGTCAGGACAGCCTGCTCCTTCTTGGGAAGAAGGGCCATGCGGCCGTCCTCGACCATGGCCTCGAGCTCCTCCATGCGGTCGATGCGGGAGCGCATGGTAACGAAGTTGGTCAGCATGCCGCCGAGCCAGCGCTGGTTGATGAAAGGCATGCCGCAGCGCTCGGCCTGGGTGGCGATGGGCTCCTGGGCCTGCTTCTTGGTGCCGACGAACAGGACGCGACCACCCTTGGCAGCGGTGTCCTTCAGGAAGGTGTAGGCCTTGTCGGCGTCGAGCACGGTCTGCTTGAGGTCGAGGATGTAGATGCCGTTGCGCTCGCCGAAGATATAGGGCTTCATCTTCGGGTTCCAGCGGCGCGTCTGGTGGCCGTAGTGGCAGCCAGCCTCGAGCAGGGTACGGATGTTGATCTTAACAGCCATTCTGAAAACCTCCATTGGTTGGTCCTCCGTGTGATATCAACCCCGTGCGAACCACCTAAGGCGCGGCTGTCGCCTTAGGCACCGTGGCCGACGAGTCGTCACACGTGTGAATTTATGCCGTGCGGTCGCACAGCGAGAAAAAATTATAACAGCGGGAGGGCCGTTTTTCCACGACGTGAAAAAATCGTATCAGCTCCACAAGTCGCTCCGCATCACATGCCGCATCTTGTCAGTGTCCATCGCTTTGCACGCTCCGGCCTTCGCCACTTGGACCCTCGTCACACTCCTACTCCCCCCTCGGGTGAGCCTGACGAGCAGCCGCCTTCATCCTGTCAATAGTGAGGTGGGTGTATATCTGCGTCGTCGAGAGGTCGGCGTGTCCAAGAAGCGTCTGCACGCTTCTCAGGTCGGCGCCGCCAGAGAGGAGCTCCGTGGCGTACGTGTGCCTCATTGCGTGCGGGGTGACTCGCCTGTCAATGCCCGCTGCGACCGCCCTCCTCTCGAACACGGTCCTGAGTGCGTCCGCGGACATCCTGTTTCCACGGGTAGAAAGGAAGAGGCCTTCTTCGTGCGTATGGCTTTTCGCGGCAAGTCCAGGCCTCGCCTCCAGAACGTAGGACCTTACTCGCTCCGCCGCAATCTCGTATATCGGTACGATACGCGTCTTGGAGCCCTTTCCTTCGAGCCTCACCTGTCGCCGATCGAGGTCAACGTCCCTTACGTCGAGCTTCGACACCTCGGAGATTCTCGCTCCGGTCGCGTAGAGAAGCTCCAGGAAGGCCCTGTCCCTCACGTCCTTCGCGTCCGGTCCGTCACAAGCCTCCAGAAGCCTCTCGGCCTCCTCCTCGGTAAGCGTCCTCGGGAGCGTCTTCGCCCTCTTCGGGCTCACGATCGCCGCCGCCGCGTCCTCCGTGGTCACGCCCTCCTCCACAAGCCACCTGTAGAGGTCTCGCACCGATGATAGTCTCCTGTTCATGGTTGCCGTCGAATACCTTGCCCGACTCATCTCGGCAAGGTAGCCTCTCACCTCGGCGTGCGTAACGCGGAACGGGTCGACGTGACTCCTCTTCACCCAGTCGAGATAGGACTTAAGGTCTCCCGAATAAGCCCTTACGGTGTTGTCCGAAAGTCTTTCGACTCCCCCTATATGCCTGAGAAACCGCCCGACGCACGAACGGAACCTCTCGAGCTCCCGTCCACCATCATCCATAGTGACTCACTTCGTGCTACCGGCAGGTTTCGAAGAGGTCGCGACGTGACTCCAGGTATCTGTCCAGGTCGACGGCTGCGCGGTCCGCATATGCCTGATATCTCTCCCTCTTCTTAAGTCTCCCGCCTTCGAGCGGTGGGACGAGTCCGAAGTTCACGTGCATAGGCTGATACGGCTTGGTCTCGGGGTCGGTCGCATACGCGACGAGCGATCCCAGCGCACCCGTCCTCGGAAGATCAACCTCCTCGATGCCGGTGATATCCGCATATGTGTTGAGAGCCGCGAGCAACCCCGAGGCGATTGCCTCGGTATACCCCTCGGTGCCGGTTATCTGCCCCGCGAGCCTCGTCTGAGTTCCCGGGATTCTGAACGTATGGTCAAGCACCCTCGGGGTGTCCACGAATGAGTTCCTGTGCATTACTCCATACCTGAAGAACTCGGCGTTCTCGAGGCCGGGAATCATGCGAAACACACGCTTCTGCTCGCCCCACGTCAGGTTCGTCTGGAATCCTACAAGGTTGTATGCGGTCAGGTCGGCGTTCTCGGCCCTGAGCTGCACCGCCGCCCATGGTCTTCTGCCAGAGCGGGGGTCGGTAAGCCCCACCGGCTTCAGTGCGCCGAACCTGAGCGAGTCCCTACCCGTCCTCGCTACCTCCTCGACAGGCTGGCACGCGCTGAAGAGGTCGCTCTGCTCGAACTCCTTGGAGACGACGCGCTTCGCAGAGATCAACTCATCGTAGAAGCTCTCGTACTCCTCTCGGGACATCGGACAGTTGAGGTAGTCTCCCCTGCCTTGTTCGTCGTAACGCGACTGCGAGAACACGATGTCTCTGTCCAGTGACTCCGCATCGACGATCGGTGCTGCGGCATCATAGAACGAAAGGGAATCGCCACCGACCTTCTCGGCGATCGATGAGAAAAGGGCGTCTCCACAGAGCGGCCCAGCGGCTATGACGCAGGGGCCTTCCGGAATCCCCTCTGCGATTCGACGCTCCACGGTTATGCCCGCGTCCTCCTCGATTGCACGACCCACAAGTGCGGAGAACCTCTCCCGGTCCACGGCAAGAGCCCCTCCTGCGGGTACGGCCGATTCCTTCGCCAGTCGGATGAGTCTCGACCCCATCTTCTCGAGCTCCTCCTTCAGGAGCCCCGCCGCGCTATCGTGCCTCATTGACTTGAGGGAGTTCGAGCATACGAGTTCGGCGAAGCCGTCGGTGTGATGAGCAGCCGTGCTTGCCACGGGACGCTGTTCGACGAGGGTCACGGAGACCCCGCGCGCCGCAAGCTGCAGCGCACATTCACTGCCGGCAAGTCCCCCACCGATCACGACAACACTTTTCGACAACGCGCACTCCTCTCGTCATCCATTCTCAGTGACCCATTCTATCCGAAGCACGAAGGAGCTCGGCTGTAGGCGAGTATCTTCCGTCCGGGAGTCGGACGACCATTCCCCGCGCCTCGTAGTCGCTCAGCGTACCAAGGATCGTGATAACGCTTTCGCCCAGTCTGTTCGCCAGCTCGTCCGCCCTCGTTGGGGAAGCCACAAGGGCAGAGAGAACGCGACCATGCTCAGAATGCGAACCATCCGCGCAGAGCCTTAGTTTGTCGTAATCCAGCGCGATGCACATCTCGAGGTCTCGTTCAGAGCACACGATGCTCGCGCCATCCGAGATGAGCTCGTTCGTCCCAACAGACTGCGGCGAGTAGATTGATCCCGGTATCGCATACAGTCTCCTTCCCATAGAGGCCGCGGCCTCCGCCGTGCTCATGGTTCCAGAGCGCACGCCAGCCTCCACGACGAGCGTAGACTCGGACATCGCCGCGATGATTCTGTTCCTCTTCGGGAAGGCGTACCTCCGCGGAGGGGTGCCCCACCTCTCGAGGGAAATCACCGCACCCTTCGAGATTGCACCCTCGAACACGTCCCGCGACGATTGAGGGTAGATGACGTCGGCACCGCACCCACATACGACCACGGTTGTGCCTCCTGACCCTTGTGCCGCCCTCAGCGCCGCCGCATCGCAACCAAGGGCTCCTCCCGAAACGACAACGAGTCCGCTCTCCGCCGCAATCCTCCCCGCCATTTCGGCAGTGGCGACCCCGTAGGGGGAAGCGCGCCTGGAGCCTACGATAGCGATGGCCATATCCTCGAGCACGCCCGCGGCACCGATGCCATAGAGGCACTCGGGAGGGTCAGAGAGGTCCTCGAGCCGCTGCGGATACCCCTCTTCGCCCCGTCTCAACTCGAAGGATTCCTCCCCCATGCCTACCCCCTCCTATCTCTATACGCGCACGCCTCCAGCACGTCCTCCTTCGACACCGACTCGCCTTGTCGTATGTCCGCTATTGTTCTCGCCACCTTCGCGACGCGCACAATCGACCTGCCACCGAACCCAAGACTTCGGGCCATTGACTCCAGCACCGAAGCAGCCTCCTCTCCCAAGGCCATACCCTCGAGTCCTTCCTCGTCCTTGTGGCCAAGCACGGATTCCCTCCAAGCCCTGAACTCCCGCGCCCCGAGCACGAGGTCGCGCATCTGCGCGGAGCTCATGCCGCGCGCGCCCTCCACGACCTTTCTGGAATCGGGTCTTGAAACGAAGATGTGTACGTCTATTCGGTCTTTCAGGGGGCCACCTACCCTCGACTGGTACTGCGCCACCTTTGCCGGGGCACAGGTGCATGCATGCGCCGGGTCTCCGAGGTATCCGCAGGGACAGGGGTTGGCAGCCGCGAGAAACGTGAAGTCGCAGGGGAACCTATAGAGTCCGTCCGCGCGCACCAACCTCACCACGTGCTCCTCGAACGGCTGTCTCAGAGACTGCAGCACGTTGGTGGAGAACTCTGGCAACTCGTCGAGGAACAGTACGCCGTGGTGAGCGAGGGTAACCTCCCCGGGATGCACGGGACTGCCACCCCCAATCATTCCCGCCTGCGATATTGAGTGGTGGGGCGCCCTGAAAGGTCTGGCACCGTTATCTTGCCTGCCCACCGACAGGCCGGCAACAGATCCAATCAACGCAACTTCCTCGGCCTCCTCGGGAGTCAATGGGGGGAGTATCGTCGGGAGTCGCCGCGCGAGCATGGATTTTCCCGAACCGGGAGGCCCGACCATGAGTAGGCCATGCCTCCCCGCGGCGGATATCACGAGTGCGCGTTTTGCCGACTCCTGGTCGAGGACGTCCTCGTAATCGAGCTCCGGCCCACCGTCAGGAGTCACCGGCCTCCCTTCCCGTCCCCCCGCATGGAGGCCCCTCACCCCTCGGCGTAGGTCTTCAAGCCGTTCGACATTGAGGACTCCCTCGCTTGCACCGCCACAGGATGACGCCAGACAGACGAGGGTCTTCCCCGTCCTCTCGGCTAGCTTCCTGTAGGCCACGAGTCCCCTAACCGCGCTTACCGAACCGTCAAGCGCAAGCTCGCCCACGAACATGCAGTCGTCGAGCCCGCTTGTAGGAATCTGCCCCGTCACCGCGAGCATGGCAACAGCGAGCGGCAAATCAAAGCCCGTCCCCGACTTCTTGAGTTCCCCTGGCGACAGGTTCACCGTAAACCTCAGCCTCGACACGTTGAAGCCCGAGGCCTTAATGGCGCATCTCACACGAGCGCGTGCCTCCAGGACGCTTCCGTCTGGCATCCCAACAATCGACATGCCTGGTATGCCCGCTGACGTGGCAATCTCCACGTCCACCGGAAGGGCCTCGATACCCCTCAGAGTCGCCGACGCCACGCTCAGCAATCCGCCAGCCATCAGTCGTCAGCCTCGTAGGCGCCGATGAGATGCCTGAGCTTCGCAGAGTGCTCCGCGACTATCTTGATTGCGATTACGTCGAATCTCACCTGGTGAAACCGAGTGGAGACACTGAGGAACGTCTCCGCGATGCTGCGATACCTCTTTTGCTTTTCGCCATTAACGGCGAGCTCGGGCATGCCGTCATCCTCCTTGCCCAGGGCAAGTCTCGTTTTGACCTCGACGAGCACGCACACTTCATTGCCGTCTTCGTCCACCTGGGTGGCAACGATGTCCGCCTCCCCCATCTTGCACATCCAGTTTCGAGAGACGATGCTGTATCCGTGATTCTGCAGGTAGCAGCAGGCGATGTGCTCGCCCATGTCGCCTACCTCGCGTGCACTCATCTCCATCACGGGCTTGTGGCTCCTCGTCTGCCCGCCCTGGTTCCCGCCCTCGCTTGCGTATTGGGTCGGGCCCCCTTGGCTCCCAGGCGCATGGCCCCCGCCAGCAGAGGTATAGGACTCGTCTGGAGCCGGTGCAGGCTGCCCCTTCTCCAAGACGTCCGCACCGTTCTGGTAGAACTCGTTGTCGCACATGCGTCCTCCCGTCCTCGTCAACTGGGACCAAGAGGTTCTCACCTGCGGCTCGCAGCAAGCTTTCATGTGCCTTCCAGAAGCCTTTACTGGCTCCGACGTTTCGTATCTAACGCCCCTGCGCCGCAGGTACGCGAGCTGAGCACTGATGCTGATGTTTCATTTTTGATTAGAAGAGTGAGGGGGTCTCCAAGAAGTTTCCACAGAACGACACCCTATGGATCGGGCTCAGGCCGATTCGCTTGATCGCCTCGATGTGCGCCGCAGACCCATACCCCTTGCATTCCGCAAGGTGGTACTCCGGATACTCCGCATCGTATGCCACCATCATGGCATCCCTCGTAACCTTCGCAACGATGGAGGCCGCCGCGATGCATGCAACGCGTGCGTCACCCTTGACCAAGGTCTTCTCCCTTGGATGAACATGTACGGGATTTCCGTCTATGAGCACGCAGTCCGGATTGACTCCAGCGTCTTCGATCGCGTTTGCCATGGCCATCCTGAGTGCGGACGACATGCCCACTGCGTCAATGGACGCGGGCTCTATATGCGCGATGCCTATCGCTGTCGCAATTTCGGCAATCTGGGCCGCAAGCGCCTCCCTACGGGCCGGGGTGAGCTGCTTCGAGTCGTTCAGTCCCCATATTCTGGGATTCGCCGGCAGCGCGACCGCACATACCGTAAGGGGACCTGCAAGGGCGCCTCTCCCCACCTCGTCTACGCCTAGGACGATGCCGTCTCCACCAAGCTCCCGCTGGAGATCGTACATGCCGCTCACGCGGTCTCGCTCGGACGTCTCACGGTCACGGCGCCTCTTGGCCGCGGCCACGGCATGCTGCACCTGCTTTCGCGGGTCGCCGCCATAGCGTTTCAGAAGCTCGTCTATCTCGTCGAGCCCGGCATCTGAAAGTCGTGCGGCAACCTCGCGCGCACTGGCGGGATGAACTCTTTCGCTCATGTCAGCTCCTAAAAAAAGAGCGACACCCCTTGGGGTGCCGCTCAATGCGTGCGACTGAGAAACCCTTAGCGCTTCTCGCGGATGCGGGCGGCCTTGCCGACGCGATCGCGCAGGTAGTAGAGCTTAGCGCGACGGATGTCACCGTGACGCACAACCTCGAGCTTGCCG
This sequence is a window from Parafannyhessea umbonata. Protein-coding genes within it:
- a CDS encoding ribonuclease HII, yielding MSERVHPASAREVAARLSDAGLDEIDELLKRYGGDPRKQVQHAVAAAKRRRDRETSERDRVSGMYDLQRELGGDGIVLGVDEVGRGALAGPLTVCAVALPANPRIWGLNDSKQLTPARREALAAQIAEIATAIGIAHIEPASIDAVGMSSALRMAMANAIEDAGVNPDCVLIDGNPVHVHPREKTLVKGDARVACIAAASIVAKVTRDAMMVAYDAEYPEYHLAECKGYGSAAHIEAIKRIGLSPIHRVSFCGNFLETPSLF